The following proteins are co-located in the Streptomyces bottropensis ATCC 25435 genome:
- a CDS encoding N-acetylmuramoyl-L-alanine amidase has translation MERARPSPSRRRLLRGTAFGAIPYVLLPRPRAGTQPPPVDRTPALWEPASPANYTSADRPADRPIDLVIIHVTQTTYKNTMPVFWNPAKQVSAHYVLRSGDGRVTQCVRERDIAWHAGDWDYNARSIGIEHEGWVDRPEYFTAALYEQSAKLTSAICDTYGIPKDRAHIIGHHEVPGTDHTDPGPHWDWDRYIRLVTSH, from the coding sequence ATGGAGCGAGCCAGGCCGTCGCCGAGCAGGCGCCGGCTCCTGCGGGGCACCGCCTTCGGCGCGATCCCCTACGTCCTGCTCCCGAGACCGCGGGCCGGAACCCAGCCCCCGCCCGTCGACCGCACGCCGGCCCTGTGGGAACCGGCGAGCCCCGCCAACTACACCTCGGCGGACCGACCGGCCGACCGGCCCATCGACCTCGTGATCATTCATGTGACGCAGACGACGTACAAGAACACCATGCCCGTCTTCTGGAACCCGGCGAAACAGGTCTCCGCGCACTATGTGCTGCGCTCGGGCGACGGGCGGGTCACCCAGTGCGTCCGTGAGCGCGACATCGCCTGGCACGCGGGCGACTGGGACTACAACGCCCGCAGCATAGGCATCGAGCACGAGGGCTGGGTGGACCGGCCCGAATACTTCACCGCCGCCCTGTACGAGCAGTCGGCGAAGCTCACTTCGGCGATCTGCGACACGTACGGCATACCGAAGGACCGCGCCCACATCATCGGTCACCACGAGGTGCCGGGCACCGACCACACCGATCCGGGGCCGCACTGGGACTGGGACCGCTATATACGCCTGGTCACATCCCACTGA
- a CDS encoding ROK family transcriptional regulator, with the protein MTAPLHASRAGGSGRRLPDNQQGMRRRNLSRVMHSVNAEGPLSRAAVASRIGLTRAAVSTLVDELIRSGLLEELGPERPGRVGRPGSALALSGRGPAGIGAEIGVDHLAVCAVDLRGQVRARAVRHGTNRGRSPEPVIDDLTRLVRQVVAEAEGEGLWPAGLAVAVPGLVASDARTVVRAPNLDWHDTDLGALLPRGLPVTVDNEANFGGLAELWLGEGTPQDFLHVSAEIGIGGAVVVDGRLLRGTRGFAGELGHVPVRPEGPDCACGGRGCLEQYAGEEAVLRAAGLEPGERRVEFLAERAAAGDKDVRRALRGAGTALGIALTGAVNLLDPETVVLGGALAALAPWLLPSLERELARRTAGPACAVTVSRLGSEGPLLGAAHSVVRAVLDDPATAGVRP; encoded by the coding sequence ATGACCGCACCACTGCACGCATCCCGCGCGGGCGGCTCCGGGCGTCGACTGCCCGACAATCAGCAGGGCATGCGCCGCCGCAACCTCTCCCGGGTCATGCATTCCGTCAACGCCGAGGGGCCGCTGTCCCGGGCCGCCGTCGCCTCCCGCATCGGTCTGACCCGGGCCGCCGTCTCGACCCTGGTCGACGAGCTGATCCGCTCGGGACTCCTGGAAGAGCTGGGCCCAGAGCGTCCCGGCCGGGTCGGGCGGCCCGGCTCGGCGCTCGCCCTCAGCGGACGCGGGCCCGCCGGCATCGGGGCGGAGATCGGGGTCGACCACCTCGCGGTCTGCGCCGTGGACCTGCGCGGGCAGGTGCGCGCACGGGCGGTACGGCACGGCACCAACCGCGGCCGATCGCCCGAACCGGTCATCGACGACCTCACCCGACTGGTCCGGCAGGTCGTCGCCGAAGCGGAGGGCGAGGGCCTGTGGCCGGCGGGACTCGCGGTCGCCGTGCCCGGGCTGGTGGCGAGCGACGCCCGGACGGTGGTCCGCGCGCCCAACCTCGACTGGCACGACACGGACCTGGGCGCCCTGCTGCCCCGCGGCCTGCCGGTGACCGTGGACAACGAGGCGAACTTCGGCGGCCTCGCGGAACTCTGGCTCGGCGAGGGCACCCCGCAGGACTTCCTGCACGTCTCCGCCGAGATCGGCATCGGCGGTGCGGTCGTCGTGGACGGCCGGCTGCTGCGTGGAACGCGCGGTTTCGCGGGTGAGCTGGGGCATGTCCCGGTCCGTCCGGAAGGCCCCGACTGCGCCTGCGGTGGACGCGGCTGCCTGGAGCAGTACGCCGGTGAGGAGGCCGTGCTCCGGGCCGCGGGCCTGGAACCGGGAGAGCGTCGTGTCGAGTTCCTCGCGGAGCGGGCCGCGGCCGGTGACAAGGATGTGCGCCGGGCCCTGCGCGGCGCCGGTACGGCACTCGGTATCGCGCTGACCGGCGCGGTCAATCTGCTGGACCCCGAGACCGTGGTGCTCGGCGGCGCCCTGGCCGCACTCGCTCCCTGGTTGCTGCCGTCGCTGGAGCGGGAGTTGGCCCGCCGGACGGCCGGTCCGGCATGCGCCGTCACCGTGTCCCGGCTGGGCTCCGAAGGGCCTCTGCTGGGCGCGGCCCACTCGGTCGTACGCGCTGTGCTGGACGATCCGGCGACGGCCGGAGTGCGACCGTGA